Sequence from the Gemmatimonadota bacterium genome:
CGGCGAGTCGCTCAACGCCACCGAGCCCGCGCTCCTCGAGGCGGCGCGGCAGGACGCGCTGGCGATCAAGCCGAATCTGCGCGCCTACATCTCCGCGCCGGTGAAGGGGCAGTTGATCAGCGGCGACATTTCGGTGGCGCAGCTGTACTTGAGCGACGCCCGGATGGCGCGCGGCGAGGAATCGCGGGTGGCGTTCACCGTGCCGAAGGAAGGCTCAACGCTCTACGCCGACTACTTCGCGATCCCGCGCGATGCGCCGAATCGGCGTGCGGCGCACGCCTTCCTGAACTACGTGTTGCGAGCAGATGTTGGGGCGGCGATCAGCAACGAAGGGGGCGGCGCCTCACCGAATGGCGCCGCGCTGCCGCTCCTGACCGACCCGGTGCCGCCACCGGACGCGGCGCTGCAGGCGCGGCTGGAATTCCAGCGCGACCTCGGCGCGGCGACCGACCTGTGGGACCGGATGGACGGAGGTGAAGGCGGGGTAGTCGTTGCCGCGCGTGTCACGGCACCAGGGTGATGGTGCGGCGATCGAGCGGTCGGAGCACGCTGAAGTGCCGACGGTCGGTGGTCAGGATCTCTCGGGCGCCGAGCCGTTCGGCCGTCGCGAGCACCGTCGCGTCGACGAAGCCGAGCGGAAGGTCGGCATACTCCCGCATCAGCGCGGTGGCCCGCGCGACGTCCTCGGCCTCGAGTGGTTCGGTGATGAACTCCCCCTCGGCGACCGCGCGAATGAACGCCTGCTCGGCCGCCGAGCTGATGCGGGTCTGGAGCAGATAGCTGACTTCAGGCAGCACGGTGACCGGAACGACCACGTGCCGTGGTTCCGCACCCCACCACCCCACCACCCGTTGATGCCACGCGTCTCCCTTGTCAATCAGGGCATAGAGTGGCCCGGTCGGCGACGGTGGTCACGCGTGCGGATCGGGCCAGAGGAGCTCATCGACGCGTTCAGCCGTGTCACGGTGTTCGCTGGTGAACTGACCGGCGATCGCGGGGAGCGCAGTGCCCGACACCGGGGCATCGAGGTACCGGCTTACGGCTTCGCGGACGAGCATGGCCGCGCTGACCCCCTGCCGCTGGGCGGTCCGCTGCAGCCGCTGGAGGGTCTGTTCGTCGAGGAAGATGGTGGTCCGCTTCATGGCATACATGGTACAGCATATATATGCTGTCCGTCAAGCGGCCCGTACGGCGCGCTACTTCGCGGCTTGGTCCACGGCGCGTTTCATCTCCCGAACCCAGTTCGGGATGACGCGGAAATAGCCGGGACTCGCCTGCTCGGGGCCTTGGACGTAGATGATGCCACCGTCGTGGGTCGGGACGTTGGACCAGCCGGAGGTGTCGGAGAAACGAGGATCGTTGGCCCACTGCACGGGCGCGCCGCTGGGCTCGCCGGTGGTCGGGTTCACGGTGGCGGTGTACCACGAGGCCCCTTGGCGGAAGAGCACAGTCCTGGGCGAGAGCATCAGCGGCTCGACGCCTTGCGAGGCGATCTGCCACCGCCGCCCTGCAGCGGGGAAGGTGGTCACCATGATCCGGCTGCCGTCCATGCTCTGGTAGGCCACCAACTGTCCGGTGGCGGAGACGCTCGGGAAGCGTGCGCCTCTGAGCACGGTGTCCATCGTGGCCGATGCCCGGCGCGGATCGAAGCGGACCACGAGCGCTCCGAGCCATTCCTGCGCGATCGCCGTGCTGTCGTTCGGATATCCGAGGGCGTCGAAGGTCACGCCAGTGGCCGCGTAACGGGCCAGCGTATCGGTCGGTGTGCCTGCTCCGGGCGTACCTCGAAGAAGCGACCACTGGTCGCCTGCCCGCGCGGCATAGAGAATGGACTGACCGTCCGGGCTCCACATCGGATGCCGGATGATCTCGGCGCGTTGCCAGACAGTGTGTTGCCCGGTGCGCAGGTCGTAGATGCGCAGCTCGTTGAGCGAATTGCCCTGCACGACCGCCGCCAACCAGCGGCCGTCCCGGCTCAGGTCGTAGCGCTGGAAATGCGCCCCCTCGATCGGGAGGGGCACTGGGGCGGCGTTCGAGATGCGGCGCACCAAGCGTCCCTTGGTGACGTCGAGGCCCGGCGCGTAGACCAGCGTGCCATTCTCGGAGACGTCGAAGTGCGCCTCACCGATCGATTCCCGGCGGATGCCCGGGACCAGCGGGACGGCTCGCTGGACCAGGCGGGTCTCTGGGTCGAAGTTCGCCCCGGTGAGCACGCCGTCCGGGCTGATGAAGACGAGGTAGCGCTCGTCGATGATGCGAAACTCGGAGCCGGCAAGCGGGCCGCCAGGCGTGCCATCGCCCTGCAGGGTGCGTACCTCGTATGTGGAGTCGGTCTCGAGGTCGATCATCCGCGCCGCTCCGTTGAAGCCGCAGAGCAATTCCTTCATCGACGGGGCCCAGGTGCCGAGTGGACAGCGGACGATGGAGCGTTCACGTGGCTCGCCACCACCGAGCTTGATCCAGAGCGCCCGGTCGCCATCGGAGCCGAGCGCGAGGAGTTGGTCGGCGGAGATCCAGTCGAGCATGCGCCCATCGAGGAGCGTTGCCAAGGGACGGGGCTCCCCTCCGGCGACCGACACCACCATCACCTGATTGCCGGCGAAGTACGCGACCTGGGTGCCGTCGGGTGACACGCGCGGGACGCTTGCCCCGGTGGTCCCGGGGAATGGTCGGGTGTCGTCGGTGAGCAGGCTGCGATACCAGAGCAAGGCCACCGAGTCAGGCTGCAGGGCGACGTACACGGCGAAGTCGCCGGTGGGGGCAATCGACACGGTCCGGCCGACTGCGCCGTAGGTCGCGTAGCTCGAGCTCGTGTTGATGAAGGAGACTCGGGCGCTGTCGGGTGTCGCGACGTCGTAGACAGCAGGGCCGGCGCTCGCCGTGGTACCGCCACGCCGGCCCAGGAGCCAGCCACCCGCGAGGCACAGGGCGGCCAGCGTCACCCCCGCGACGACGTAGCCGCGCCGCTGCCCGGGGCTGGGGGCCACCGGTCGCGCGGCCGAGCGGGTCGTCGCGCGCGCCGTCGTGCCGCCCGCCAGAGCCGCGGCAAATTCTGCAGCAGTGGCGAAGCGGTCGGCCGGGAGCTTCTCGAGCGCGGTCAGGACCGCGTCCTCGACCGCCTCGGAGATGGTGCTGCGCGTGCGCGAGAGCCCCGACGGCTTTTCGGTGAGCACCTTGGCCACGATCGCCTGCGCGGTGGAGCCGGTGAAGGGCGGGTCACCGATCAACATCTCGTAGGTGACGCAGCCGAGGGCATAGACGTCGGAGCGCGCGCTGATCTCGCGCTCGCCCATCGCCTGCTCGGGACTCATGTAATGGGGCGTGCCGAGGGACATCCCGGTCTCGGTCATCCGGGAGCCACCGGCCCTGCTCGCGGCGAGGGCGATGCCGAAGTCGGCGACCAATGCCTGCCCTTCGTGCAGCAGGATGTTCTCGGGCTTGATGTCGCGATGGATCACGCCGCGCCGGTGGGCGTAGTCCAGCGCCGACGCCACCTCGCTCGCGATCCGCACCGCCTCGCCGATCGGCAGCTGCTTCTCGCGGTCAAGCCGGTCGCGCAGTGTCTCGCCCTCGATGAAGGGCATCACATAGAAGAGGTAGGGGCGAGGCATGCCTCGCCCCTCGTCGTCCCCAGCGGTGCCCGAATCGAAGAGCGGCAGGATGTGCGGATGCTGCAGGTTCGCGGTGGTCTTGATCTCGGTGAGGAAGCGATCGGCCCCGATCACGGCAGCGAGTTCGGGGCGCAGCACCTTGATGGCGACATCGCGGTCGTGCTTGAGGTCGCGCGCGAGATAGACGGTGGCCATGCCGCCGGCGCCGAGCTCGCGCTCGATGGTGTAGCGGTCGGCGAGGGCCGTGATGAGTCGATCTGGCGCGCTCACGCTCAGGGCGTCCGGGCCGCAGGACGAGCCAGTCCGGCGTTGGCCGCTGGCAGCGCATAGGTCCACGGTTGGGTCGGCAGCTTCCGCACGCGCGGATAGATCTCGTCGAGCGTGTTGCCGTCGTAGAGGCGGCCACCAACCATCACCATGCCCACCGAATTGCTGTTGCGGATGTTGACCAGCGGGTCGCGATCGAGGACGATCAGGTCCGCCAGCTTGCCGACTTCGAGCGAGCCGATGTCGGTGCCCAGTCCGATCGCCTCGGCGCCGACGATCGTGGCGGCACGCAAGGCATCGTGCGTCGGCAGGCCGCCGCTTTGCAGCAGCCACAGTTCCCAGTGCATGCCCAGGCCCTGCAGCTGGCCGTGGCTCCCGACACCGATCTTGCCGCCCGCCGCCACGGCCTTCGCCACGTCCTCGGCGTGCTGCCACATGGCGTACTCCTCACGGACAGCGAAGCCCGCCGGGCCAGGCGCGTTCCCCGTGCCGCGGCGGCGGATCTTGGAGGCCAGGTCGATCGGATGCGAGAAGCGGCGCAACTTGGCGTCGTTCACGAGGTCCTCGGTCTGATAGAACCACCCCTCACCGAACGGACCGCCATACTCGACAATCAGCGTCGGCGAGTTGGTCGTGCCGGTCGCGGCATACCACTCGAAGAGATCGCGGTACTTGGGCGTGATCGGCAGGGTGTGCTCGATGCCGGGGTAGCCGTCGATGCCGTGCGTCAGGTTGAGCTTCTGGTCGAGGCCACCTTCGGTGGTCGGCATGATCCCCTGCTCCTTCGCCGCCTGGATGATCCACTGCCGCTGCTGGCGGTTGCCGCTCATGTACATCTTGAGCGTCTTGGTGTCGTAGTAGGTCGAGTAGCGCTTCATCACCTGCCGCGCGTGCTCGAGGTCGCGCACCCCTTCGGCCGAGAAGACGCCGGGGCCGGTGGTGTAGATGCGCGGCCCGATCATCTCGCCGGTGGCGACGCGGTCGCCGTAGGTGAGGAAGTCGGTGGTGGCGGTCTGCGGATCCCGCGTGGTCGTGGTGCCGTAGGCCAGCGTGGCGAGGTACTGCCAGGTCTGGGTGTTGTGGACGCCAGGCGTGAGCCACTGCGGGTGATAGTGGGTGTCCACCATGCCCGGCATGATCACCTTGCCGGCGACGTCGATCACGCGGGCACCGTCGGGAATGGCGACCGTCCCGCGGGCGCCGATGGCGACGATGCGGTCGTCGCGAATCACGAGGTCGGCGTTCTCGATGATCTCGTGATCGCGCATGGTGATCGCCTTGGCACCGCGCAGCGCCACCACACCCCGGGCCTTGTCGCGGGTGGCCTTGACGGACACGCGCTGCTCGGCGGCGTGGTACCCCGGCTTGATCTTGGTGGTGGTATCGGCCTTGGCGAGCGAATCGGCCCGCGCCAGCGAATCCTTCTTGGTGGTGTCGGCACGGAGCAGGGCGATGCGACGCGCGTCCACCGCGAGCGAATCATCCACGACCTGGGCGCGGTCAAGGTCGTAGGTCCAGACGGCATTGCCGAGGCCCCACACCACCCGACGACCGTCACCGCTCCACGCAGGGAATTCGCCACCGACCTCGTTCAGTTTGCGCACCGGGACCGCCGCGCTGGCCGGCGACGCCACCGACACGCTCGGCGCGGCAGCACCGGCCGGCGGAACG
This genomic interval carries:
- a CDS encoding PIN domain-containing protein, yielding MIDKGDAWHQRVVGWWGAEPRHVVVPVTVLPEVSYLLQTRISSAAEQAFIRAVAEGEFITEPLEAEDVARATALMREYADLPLGFVDATVLATAERLGAREILTTDRRHFSVLRPLDRRTITLVP
- a CDS encoding ribbon-helix-helix protein, CopG family, with the protein product MKRTTIFLDEQTLQRLQRTAQRQGVSAAMLVREAVSRYLDAPVSGTALPAIAGQFTSEHRDTAERVDELLWPDPHA
- a CDS encoding serine/threonine-protein kinase translates to MSAPDRLITALADRYTIERELGAGGMATVYLARDLKHDRDVAIKVLRPELAAVIGADRFLTEIKTTANLQHPHILPLFDSGTAGDDEGRGMPRPYLFYVMPFIEGETLRDRLDREKQLPIGEAVRIASEVASALDYAHRRGVIHRDIKPENILLHEGQALVADFGIALAASRAGGSRMTETGMSLGTPHYMSPEQAMGEREISARSDVYALGCVTYEMLIGDPPFTGSTAQAIVAKVLTEKPSGLSRTRSTISEAVEDAVLTALEKLPADRFATAAEFAAALAGGTTARATTRSAARPVAPSPGQRRGYVVAGVTLAALCLAGGWLLGRRGGTTASAGPAVYDVATPDSARVSFINTSSSYATYGAVGRTVSIAPTGDFAVYVALQPDSVALLWYRSLLTDDTRPFPGTTGASVPRVSPDGTQVAYFAGNQVMVVSVAGGEPRPLATLLDGRMLDWISADQLLALGSDGDRALWIKLGGGEPRERSIVRCPLGTWAPSMKELLCGFNGAARMIDLETDSTYEVRTLQGDGTPGGPLAGSEFRIIDERYLVFISPDGVLTGANFDPETRLVQRAVPLVPGIRRESIGEAHFDVSENGTLVYAPGLDVTKGRLVRRISNAAPVPLPIEGAHFQRYDLSRDGRWLAAVVQGNSLNELRIYDLRTGQHTVWQRAEIIRHPMWSPDGQSILYAARAGDQWSLLRGTPGAGTPTDTLARYAATGVTFDALGYPNDSTAIAQEWLGALVVRFDPRRASATMDTVLRGARFPSVSATGQLVAYQSMDGSRIMVTTFPAAGRRWQIASQGVEPLMLSPRTVLFRQGASWYTATVNPTTGEPSGAPVQWANDPRFSDTSGWSNVPTHDGGIIYVQGPEQASPGYFRVIPNWVREMKRAVDQAAK